In the genome of Vanacampus margaritifer isolate UIUO_Vmar chromosome 1, RoL_Vmar_1.0, whole genome shotgun sequence, one region contains:
- the LOC144038237 gene encoding filamin-A-interacting protein 1-like — protein sequence MRSKSSEVARPTNAVLGVPQDDRDISHEQDVCIAVKNMKAKVQQQEGEDNKEVIFDEEQTLMDSKTGEKGGAVMNLSKQDLLKLLGIMEGEIQAREDVIGMLKSKQTPQVTVASADSCAAGSSAIQALQRDGLITGTPPHTHSVYHKPMIELERLQEKHRETYRRMLGQLLLAEKCHRRTVHELDSEKRKHVDYMNKSDDFTNLLEQERERLKRLLDNEKAYQVKKEKEHSKRLAKVQEELVKLKSFALMLVNERQQHLEQMDQQTQRVQELSQQLQQQRKILSETREHAQEDAHRVLGLEAELREKTVTLAQQHEEMSSKLASQELLNRQLNSKILGLVRTVDEIEESNKALRKSEEELQQSINGKGECVNSNLISELENLRKRVLEMEGNDEEITRTENQCKELRKKLQEENSKSKELRIEVEKLQRRMIELEKLEGAFNISKNESAQLYAALEKEKGLTKELSEEVVTLKIRMKELESSELKLEKSELNLKDDLGKLKSLTVALMEERKTLVERMTSDEKKKEDLSKMVKDEQSKVMEVTEKLIEESKKLLKLKSEMETKVDCLTTEKKDLNTKLGFETDKTKDLLSKVSQMKKRLDSLEQTEILSANKLVKCDQGRAPDTGKREDNKIKELTFEIEHLRNRLKQLEVVEGDLIKTEDQYDILEKRFITEQDKANILSQQVEAMRSQIARNKAIEKGEENSQEEDLRQQYKREEAKTREMQADVVALKEKIHELMHKEDQLSQLQVDYSVLQQRFFEEEVKAKSMGTEVLQLTKELEIAKRHSRALRPSLNGRRMVDVAVTSTGVQTEALSNGPTEEDTPAGFIRKSVQEENHIMNNLRQKSLKKPTEKAGGIVRSPSSGSDFSMKKSWIPWMRKKDTNSQETSLEKTNISGNPNLTMAHKQGQPLHIRVTPDHQNNMATLEISSTTAEDVFSATTPPNVNPSQPKSRITIIPTHSATVRGRSTNGHQGPERTKSPVTITTISRTKSPDSSQASSATSRRPLSPVTIMTVSTTAVPDTSSSPEPQEMTMGRAVFKVTPEKQMVPVTIRKGHSNTSIITTTDDNKIHIHLGNSLTPKMVVRPVTENKELTLSTGTVLRSPRQITTTRTTQNKVMSTITISPVASNTTRPTQSMCGHDSQAPRTGLTRIPMSKSLKTGKTVLGSLGISSGVKAESRAESQSMRIEFKKSTVNGITYQNGGKG from the exons ATGAGATCCAAAAGCAGTGAGGTGGCACGGCCGACCAACGCGGTGCTCGGCGTCCCGCAGGATGACCGTGACATCAGCCATGAGCAGGATGTGTGTATTGCTGTGAAGAACATGAAAGCCAAAGTTCAGCAACAGGAGGGTGAAGATAAcaaggaggtgatatttgacgAAGAGCAGACACTGATGGACTCAAAGACTGGAGAAAAAGGAGGTGCTGTCATGAACCTGTCTAAACAGGATCTGCTCAAACTGCTGGGGATTATGGAAGGAGAGATTCAG GCAAGAGAAGATGTTATCGGCATGCTAAAATCCAAGCAAACCCCTCAAGTGACCGTTGCATCAGCAGACAGCTGTGCAGCAGGTAGCTCGGCCATCCAGGCCTTGCAGAGGGACGGCCTCATCACCGGCACTCCGCCACACACCCACAGTGTATACCATAAGCCCATGATTGAG ctggaGCGCCTGCAGGAGAAGCACAGGGAAACCTACAGGCGCATGCTGGGTCAGTTGCTGCTTGCTGAAAAGTGCCACCGTCGCACAGTACATGAGCTGGACAGCGAGAAGCGCAAACACGTTGATTACATGAACAAGAGTGATGACTTTACCAATCTACTTgagcaagagagagaaag ACTAAAGAGGCTGCTTGACAACGAAAAAGCCTACCAGGTGAAAAAGGAGAAGGAGCATTCTAAACGTCTGGCCAAAGTGCAAGAGGAGCTGGTGAAACTAAAATCATTTGCCCTGATGTTGGTCAATGAACGCCAACAACACCTGGAGCAAATGGACCAACAGACTCAGCGGGTCCAGGAACTGAGCCAGCAGCTTCAGCAGCAGAGGAAGATACTAAGTGAAACCAGGGAGCACGCTCAGGAAGATGCCCACAGGGTTCTAGGCTTAGAGGCCGAGCTTAGAGAAAAAACTGTCACACTCGCTCAGCAGCATGAAGAGATGAGCTCTAAGCTCGCCAGTCAGGAGCTCCTCAACCGTCAACTCAATTCAAAAATTCTAGGGCTTGTGCGTACAGTGGATGAGATAGAGGAGAGCAACAAGGCCTTGAGAAAGTCTGAAGAGGAACTGCAGCAGAGCATTAATGGCAAAGGAGAGTGTGTAAACTCTAACTTAATTAGCGAGCTAGAGAATTTAAGGAAGCGTGTGCTGGAGATGGAAGGAAACGATGAGGAGATCACCCGAACTGAAAATCAATGCAAGGAGCTCAGAAAGAAGCTGCAGGAGGAGAACAGCAAAAGTAAAGAACTTCGGATAGAGGTGGAGAAACTCCAGAGAAGAATGATAGAGTTGGAGAAACTTGAAGGTGCCTTTAACATAAGTAAGAATGAGTCTGCTCAATTATACGCTGCTTTAGAAAAAGAGAAGGGCCTGACCAAAGAGCTCTCTGAGGAAGTTGTCACGCTCAAGATCCGAATGAAAGAGCTTGAATCCTCTGAACTCAAGTTAGAAAAGTCTGAGCTTAACCTGAAGGATGACTTAGGTAAGCTGAAGTCTTTGACTGTAGCTTTAATGGAGGAGCGAAAGACTTTGGTGGAAAGAATGACatcagatgaaaagaaaaaggaggacTTAAGTAAGATGGTCAAAGATGAGCAGAGTAAGGTTATGGAGGTGACAGAGAAATTGATAGAGGAAAGCAAAAAACTCTTGAAGTTAAAATCAGAAATGGAAACAAAAGTTGATTGCCTGACGACAGAAAAGAAGGACCTCAACACCAAACTGGGATTTGAAACTGATAAAACAAAAGATCTTCTTTCAAAGGTCAGCCAAATGAAAAAGAGGTTGGACAGTTTGGAGCAGACAGAAATACTATCTGCAAACAAATTGGTGAAATGTGACCAAGGAAGAGCACCTGATACTGGGAAAAGAGAAGATAACAAAATTAAAGAGCTAACCTTTGAGATTGAGCACCTAAGAAATCGCCTCAAACAACTTGAAGTGGTTGAGGGAGATCTGATCAAAACAGAGGATCAATACGACATTCTGGAGAAAAGATTCATAACAGAACAAGACAAAGCCAACATCCTTTCCCAGCAAGTGGAGGCCATGAGGAGTCAAATAGCACGGAACAAAGCGATTGAGAAAGGAGAGGAGAACAGCCAGGAGGAAGACCTGCGACAACAATACAAACGAGAGGAGGCCAAAACCAGGGAGATGCAGGCGGATGTTGTAGCTCTCAAGGAAAAGATACATGAACTGATGCACAAGGAGGACCAACTTTCTCAACTACAAGTAGATTACTCAGTCCTGCAGCAGAGATTCTTTGAAGAGGAAGTGAAAGCCAAAAGCATGGGCACTGAAGTTCTCCAATTAACCAAAGAACTGGAGATAGCAAAGCGTCACAGTCGTGCACTAAGGCCCAGTTTGAATGGAAGGAGGATGGTGGACGTTGCTGTCACGTCCACTGGGGTACAGACAGAAGCATTGTCCAATGGGCCAACAGAGGAAGATACTCCGGCTGGATTTATTAGGAAGTCTGTTCAAGAAGAGAATCACATCATGAACAATTTAAGGCAGAAGAGTCTAAAGAAGCCAACAGAAAAGGCTGGTGGCATTGttcgttccccttcatctggaAGTGATTTCAGTATGAAGAAATCCTGGATTCCTTGGATGAGGAAGAAAGACACCAACTCTCAAGAAACCAGCctggaaaaaacaaatattagtgGAAATCCAAACCTGACTATGGCCCACAAGCAAGGGCAGCCTTTACACATCCGAGTGACACCGGACCACCAAAACAATATGGCTACCCTTGAAATCAGTAGCACCACTGCTGAGGATGTCTTCTCAGCAACAACGCCACCAAACGTCAACCCATCACAACCTAAATCAAGAATTACAATCATTCCAACACACTCTGCTACAGTTCGGGGAAGGTCCACCAATGGTCATCAGGGTCCAGAAAGAACCAAATCTCCAGTCACCATCACAACTATTTCCAGAACCAAGTCTCCAGACAGCAGCCAAGCGTCCTCTGCTACCTCGAGAAGGCCATTATCTCCTGTCACCATCATGACAGTCAGCACCACAGCAGTGCCTGATACCTCTTCCTCCCCAGAACCCCAAGAAATGACCATGGGTCGGGCTGTGTTCAAGGTTACCCCTGAAAAGCAGATGGTCCCAGTAACTATAAGGAAGGGTCACAGTAACACGAGCATCATTACCACCACTGATGATAACAAGATCCATATTCATCTCGGCAATAGTCTGACCCCAAAGATGGTAGTGAGGCCAGTAACTGAGAACAAGGAACTGACCCTGTCGACTGGGACGGTTTTGCGATCCCCTCGCCAAATTACCACGACCCGGACAACACAGAACAAAGTGATGAGCACCATTACCATTTCCCCTGTTGCATCAAACACTACCAGACCCACACAAAGCATG TGTGGGCACGATTCCCAGGCCCCTCGTACGGGGCTGACCCGCATCCCAATGTCCAAGAGCCTGAAAACAGGGAAGACGGTGCTTGGTTCCCTGGGCATATCGAGTGGAGTGAAGGCAGAGTCACGTGCTGAGAGTCAATCTATGAGAATAGAATTTAAGAAATCAACGGTAAATGGCATCACTTATCAAAATGGAGGAAAAGGCTGA
- the LOC144038405 gene encoding cell cycle control protein 50A-like, producing MMASSYNAKEEDGHHSGPSNHGGAGAVKSKKPDNTAFKQQRLPAWQPILTAGTVLPAFFVIGLIFIPIGIGLYVTSNNIKEFEIDYTGVDTSSPCFSCAKNYSWESTTSCVCSVNFTLEQPFESNVFMYYGLSNFYQNHRRYVKSRDDSQLNGDRSALTNPSKECEPYRTSDNLPIAPCGAIANSLFNDTLILYHIDSNGTKIRIPLVKKGIAWWTDKHVKFRNPGGNDNLTIAFQGTNKPVNWRKPVFELDPDDHDNNGFINEDFIVWMRTAALPTFRKLYRIIQKKSSSTPTLASGRYILDITYNYPVLSFDGRKRMILSTISWMGGKNPFLGIAYITVGSICFFLGVVLLIIHHKYDSRNSSADIPN from the exons ATGATGGCGTCGAGCTACAACGCTAAGGAAGAGGACGGCCACCACTCAGGCCCCTCTAATCATGGCGGCGCAGGGGCCGTGAAAAGCAAGAAACCGGACAACACAGCATTTAAACAACAGAGACTACCTGCCTGGCAACCCATTTTGACGGCTGGAACCGTGCTCCCTGCTTTCTTTGTCATAGGTCTCATCTTCATCCCCATTGGCATCGGCCTGTATGTTACGTCAAACAACATCAAGGAGTTCGAG attgACTACACCGGTGTGGACACGTCAAGCCCATGCTTTAGTTGTGCCAAAAACTACAGCTGGGAGAGCACAACATCCTGCGTGTGCTCTGTGAATTTCACTTTGGAGCAGCCTTTTGAG AGCAACGTCTTCATGTATTATGGCTTATCCAACTTCTACCAAAACCACAGACGCTATGTGAAATCTAGAGATGACAGCCAGCTGAATGGGGACCGTTCTGCTTTGACG AATCCGAGCAAGGAATGCGAGCCTTATCGTACCAGTGACAACCTGCCCATTGCTCCTTGCGGGGCCATAGCTAACAGCCTCTTCAATG ACACTCTGATTCTCTATCATATTGACTCCAATGGCACCAAAATCAGAATCCCTCTGGTGAAGAAGGGGATTGCTTGGTGGACAGACAAGCATGTGAAGTTTAGGAATCCTGGGGGAAACGACAATCTTACTATCGCTTTTCAAG GTACTAACAAGCCAGTGAACTGGAGAAAGCCGGTGTTTGAGCTGGACCCGGACGACCACGATAACAACGGCTTCATCAATGAAGACTTCATTGTGTGGATGCGCACGGCCGCCTTACCCACTTTTCGCAAGCTCTACAGGATCATCCAGAAGAAGTCCAGCTCAACCCCAACCCTAGCTAGCGGCAGATACATCTTGGACATCACCTACA attaccctGTCCTGAGTTTTGACGGCCGCAAGCGAATGATCTTGAGCACCATCTCCTGGATGGGAGGGAAGAACCCTTTCCTGGGCATCGCCTACATCACCGTGGGCTCCATTTGCTTCTTCTTGGGCGTGGTCCTGCTCATCATCCACCACAAATACGACTCGCGCAACAGCAGCGCAGATATTCCAAACTAG